The genomic window ATTTCACCGCGGCCAGTGGCGATGATGCATTGGGAACGGCCGTTTCTGGTCGAGCGTTGGACGCGCCTGACCAACCAAGTGATTTTTGAGCAATGCCAACTTCATCCCAAGCGCTTCGTGGGAGTGGCGCAATTGCCCCAAACCCCGACCTTGAACATCGCAGGGTGCGTGACTGAGCTGCGCCGCAGTGTGCAGGAGCTGGGATTCGTGGGCGCGCTGCTCAATCCCGACCCCGGCGCCGACCGCAGCGCCCCTGGGATAAATGACGAAGCCTGGTTTCCGCTATACGCCGTGGCCGAAGAATTGCAGGCTACGCTGATTGTGCATCCTTCCTTCTCGCGCGATCCCCGCCTGGACGGCCTCGAACATTCTTACCAGTACAACTTCCTGACCGAGGAAACTTTAGCCACCCTGCTGTTGGAGCAGGGCGAGGTCTTCCGCCGCTTTCCAGAGCTTCGGATCGTAATCTGTCATTGTGGCGGAGCCCTGCGCCGGCTGGTCGCCGCCGGCGATGTAATCGACGCCAATGAACCGCGGATCGAGAGCAACCTGGTGCGGGCCAGCGGAGAACGGCGAGGCGGTTCGGGAGGCTCTCCGGAGCCCAGCGAGGCTGCAGTGGCGCGGCCCGACGTGAGCGCCAATCTGTTCTTTGATACCTGCGCTTACGACCCCTGGTTTTTGGCCGCGGCGATTCGTCAGCGCGGAATTAAACAGATGGCGTTCGGCACCGAAGCGCCGGGGTCAGGTACGGCGGATGTCAATCCGCAAACGGGCAAGCCAGCCGACGATCTGGTGGCCACAATCGACGCATTTGACTTTCTAAGCGAGGGGCAGAAGCTGGAGCTGTTTCATCACAACCCGCGGCGAATCTTTCCCTTGCTGGCGCGCAGCGCGACGTTACGCTGAGCGGGCCGGCAAGAGCAAGCGAGCCTGCGGCAACAATTGCGCCGGAGCTGAGGCGTGCGAACAACGACCGGTTTATTCGTGCTGATGCTGGGGTTGGGTGCGATCGCCGCGGCCTCACCTGCCGCCCCCACCACCATTGCAAGCGGTACCATCATCACCAAGGCCAACTGGCAACTCTACCGGGGCTTCATGAGCAACGTGTTGCAGCACATGTTCATGAGCAACAGCCCCACCACCGCCGTGCCGCCGGGGCTGCAAATCGAGGTCGGCCCGGCGCGCAGTTATCCATTGCCCGCCTCATACTGGTCGGCCACCGAGAAGTACGCCGGTCAGGCACGATTGGTTAAATCACCCAACGGCGGCTGGGCGCTAGCCAACTATGTGGCCGGACAACCGTTTCCCTTTGCCAAGCTGGATCTGGAGCATGACCCACTGATCGCTTACAAACTGATGTACGACACCTATTACCAATACGTACCGGCGATCTACCTGGTGCGCTACCCGCAGCAGTTCGTGGTCGATCGCTACGGCAACCGCTCCGACCACACCGGGGTGGTGGTGGATTACAGCCTGATGCACAACACCGACCCCGGCTATCCGATGACCATTCCAAATTCTCCCGGCGAACAGGGCGTGTACATCACCTCATACTCGCAACAGCTCTTTCCGGTCCAAAATCAGTATCTGACCTCGCTGGCGATCGATTTCGACGATCCCGAACGCTTTCCGGCTACTTACGCTTTCATCCCCAGCCTGCGCCGAGTCCTGCGGCTGTCGACCAATTCGCGCTGCGCGCCGGTAGTTCCCAATGCCGACTTCAACTATGACGACGGTTCGCGCATACCACTGCCGCCGACCTGGTTCAACGCGACCTTCCTGGGCTTGAAGAAGGAGCTTGAATTCGTGGTGCCACCCGATAAGTTGAGCGCAGCCGAGGAGCCGACCAATTGGTATTTCAACCGGGGTCCGGTGTTTCCCAAAGCGCGCGCGCTGGGCGCCTGGCAGATGCGCGATGTTTATCTGATTTCATTTTCTCGCCGGCCGCAGTTTAGCTCGGGATACTGCGAGGCGCGCAATATCAGGTATCTGGACCGGGAGCAGGTGCAAACCCTGGCCTGGGACGATTTTGATCAGAATAACAAATTCTGGCGCGGCCAATTCGGTTTTCTGCCGGCCCTGCCCCATCCGTCCGATCCAGCTCATTCCTATACCTTCGTGACTACCGACTTTGCCCACGATCAGGCCGATTTCCAGCAAGATCATATTACGGTGGGGCTGCCGCCCCGTCATTGGGAGAACAACTTCGTCATAGATCAGCAAGTGCCTCAGCAATTTCGCAATGTAGCGCGCTTCACCACCCCCGCGGGCCTGCAGAGCGTGCTGCAATAGCCCCCCGGCGCGTGGAGCACCGGGCAAACGTAGCGGGAGGATACCATAATGAGCTTAAGGGGACTGAGCCACAGCGGCTTCGACGTCGAGGATCTGGATCGAACATTGGCCTTCTACACCAAGGTGCTGGGAGCCAAGCTGCAATGGCGACTGGACCACAACGTACGTACCCCGTTGATGAAGCTGTACATAGGCGATTTCGGCCTGTCCATTCTGAAGCGCGCCGCCGATGCACCGCGTCCTCAGATTCCGCACGCGATCCACTTCGCCTATCGCGTTGATCCGGCCCAGGCCGAAGCGATGATCGAGCATGTCAGGGCATGCGGCGTTGCAGTCGAAGGGCCAGTGGGGCATTTGCAAGAACCGGAAAATGTCTCCTGGTTTTTTGCCGATCCGGATGATTACCGGCTCGAAATCGAAGCCCATTATGCCAGCGGCGAAGAGGCCGCGGCGGTGGTGGAGCGCGGCAAGGCAGAGCGCCGGCCCGAGATGGGATTGTACGGCGGCGACCCCAAGCTCAAAGGGGTATAGCTGGCCTTGGAGCGCAAATACCCGCGCGACGCGGGGCGGCTGCACCTTTACCCGCGCCGCGCGCTGTCACCAAACTGACGGCGCCTTGGAGGTTTGTTTTTTTCCACGGCGCCGGCTGAGAAATCGCAAAGCTACGGTTGTCGCCTCCAAACTCGGCTACAGCGGTTGCAACAGGCCCGCAGGCCGCTTTGTCAAGGAGGCGCGATGGCTACGGCTGGTCCGCTCCGCAATCAATCCTTACTGTCGTTTCCCGCATCGGTCGCTCAGCTTATGAACCGCTTTTATCCGGCTTACCCCTGCCACGCCAAAAATGGCACGCGCGCTTTCTATGGCTGGATCGGTAGATATATCAACGCGCACAGCGTGGTGCTTAATCTGGGTGCCGGTGCCGCGGCACGGGAGCCCGAACGCAACTTGCGCGGTCAAGCAGCGGTAGTTATCGGCGCGGACATCGATCCGGTTGTTTTGGATAACCATCAACTTGACCAAGCCTATGTTATCCAGGCCGACCAACCCTTGCCTTTTGATTCCGCCAGCTTCGATCTCGTGCTCAGCGACTTCGTGCTCGAGCATTTGGCCCATCCTCTATTCTATCTGCGCGAGGCAGCGCGGGTGCTCAAACCTGGCGGTAATTTTTTCTTCCGCACACCCAATCGATACCATTACGTAGGTCTGATCGCCCGATTGAGTGGACAGCGGGTCCATCGCTTGATCGCCAACCGGGTTCGATGCCTAACTGACGCACCCGAGCCATGGCCCACGTTTTACCGCGCCAACAGCCGGCATCAACTCCGAGACTTGGCCAAGGCCGCGGGTTTCGGCGCGCTAGAGCTGCAAATGTGGGAGGGAGAACCAAGCTACTTGGTGTTCAGTCCCGTAGCCTTTCGTTTGGGCGTCGCCTACGAGCGATTAGTCACTCATTGGGTACCTGCTTTGCGCGCCAATCTCCTGGGCCGCTGCGTGAGGTAGAGCCGCGCCAGCGATGCGACCGAAACGCAACTATCGCGCTGGCCCCACGCTTCAGCCCAATTCGAAGCTGGTAATGCCGAAAATCCGCTCCAGCGGCAACCGCGGATCGCGTCGATTGTACATCCGCGCGGTTTGAAACACCGGCCGCATCGCTTGCCCCTCGGCCAGTGCACGCGCCGCTGCGTTGGGCGCCGGCACGTCCAGGAACAGCGGTGCGCCGAGCTGCTCGCCGGCGCTTAGGCGTCCGAACAACTCCTGCGCCACCTGCACGCGATCGGCGAATAGCGGGCCTATCTTAAAGCCTTCATGGCAGGGGCGGCGCACCCCGTAGCCAATCAGGCCGCTATTCTCGATCGCGCCAATCGCAAGGGCGCCAGGCTGTGAAATCCAATTGCGCAGAAAGCGGGGACGCGCCGTTCCGAACAACTGGGCGTCGTAACTCAGCAGCTCCTCAAAGGGTAGTGCGCTCAATTCGATCAGGCACGTAGAGGGCGGTTTACCAGAGCCTGTAACAATGCGCCCCTCGAAGCGAATATTGTGGTGGGCGAGCACGAAGCCCGAACGTTCATAATTGGCTTGTTGGGCCACCACGCCGTCCAAGCCCACATTGCGCGCGCCCAGGTATTCCATCGCGGTTCGCCATAGCGCCAGACCGTAACCGCGGCCTCGCATCGAGGGCTCTACGATGTAGAAGCCGAGAAAGCCGAAAGCGGAGCCATAACGAACCGCCGAGATCATGGCGCACGGTCGACCATGGATCAGGCCGAGAAAGAAGCCGCCGGGATCGGTCGCGTAAAAACTGGCGCCATCGCTCAGTCCGGGATTCCATCCCTCCGCGGCGGCCCACTGCCCCATCAGCTCGACCTCGTGAGCCGCCATCGCGCGGATGGTCAACGGCTGGTCGGTGCTTAAAGCCATAAATTGCAGCGTATCATCAAACGCCGGCAAAAAAGGAGCGCCGCGAGCTGCCCAGGGTAGGCCGAAAATGCTTATATGGCACGGGCTCAAGTCATATGCAGGAGCGGAGAGTCAGATCGACAAGAACCAGCTGGCGGTCGGCGGGCGCTTTTTTGGTAATCTGGCCGGCGCTGGCAATAGCGACGCTGGCTTGGGCCGCGCCTGCGAGCGGACCGGCTGATGTGCTGGAGGCAATGGCGCGAGCGCGCTTTGGCCCACTCAGTCCGGCCGAGCTGATCCTGGTGCGCGGGGCCACGGAGCGTGCGGTGGTTTCGGCCGGACCGAGCAAACGCTCCGACGATCCCGGCAATGACCCGCGCCGGGCCGATCAATGGGGGCCAGCGCGGACCATTCGCGCGCCGCTGCTGACGTGGCTGTGCACCGACAGCCGCTGCGCCGCCTACCTCCATCCCAGCGGTCCCGGCATCATGGGGGCCAAGATCGCCGGACGAGTGGATTTCAGTTATCAGACGGTCGCGCGCCCACTAAGTCTGTTCCAGTGCGCGCTTCCCGATGGAATCGATCTTTCCTACGCACATTTCAACAGTCTCGACCTGCGCCAAAGCGTAGTCGGGCCGCTGAGCGCGGACATCTCGACTAGCACCGGAGATATCGACATGCAATTCGGCTACTATGGCCCGGTCAGTCTATACCGCGCCACGGTCGGGGGAAGCGTGGATTTCACCGGCAGTTCGTTCATGGTTGGCGGCGGAGTGGCAATCTCGGCGATCGAGGCGAAGATTGCCGGCGATGCTATCTTTCATGACGGCTTTCGCACCGATGGCATGGTTGACTTTCGTCTGGCTGATATCGGCCAGGCGCTCAGCCTCAGTGATGCCCGCTTTGTCGGTTCTTACTCCAACGGGCTTGATGCCCAGCGCGCGCAAATCGCCGGCCCGCTTTATTGGTACGATATCGGCCACACCTCTTTGACGCAATTGGACTTGCGTGACGCTCGGGCCGCATCCTTG from Candidatus Binataceae bacterium includes these protein-coding regions:
- a CDS encoding amidohydrolase family protein, producing the protein MFKGQLVIDVHGHMSTPLHFRAHAYNMIALRSERGGLTIPPEAMAQALGRHLRIMDERNIDIQMISPRPVAMMHWERPFLVERWTRLTNQVIFEQCQLHPKRFVGVAQLPQTPTLNIAGCVTELRRSVQELGFVGALLNPDPGADRSAPGINDEAWFPLYAVAEELQATLIVHPSFSRDPRLDGLEHSYQYNFLTEETLATLLLEQGEVFRRFPELRIVICHCGGALRRLVAAGDVIDANEPRIESNLVRASGERRGGSGGSPEPSEAAVARPDVSANLFFDTCAYDPWFLAAAIRQRGIKQMAFGTEAPGSGTADVNPQTGKPADDLVATIDAFDFLSEGQKLELFHHNPRRIFPLLARSATLR
- a CDS encoding DUF1329 domain-containing protein, with protein sequence MRTTTGLFVLMLGLGAIAAASPAAPTTIASGTIITKANWQLYRGFMSNVLQHMFMSNSPTTAVPPGLQIEVGPARSYPLPASYWSATEKYAGQARLVKSPNGGWALANYVAGQPFPFAKLDLEHDPLIAYKLMYDTYYQYVPAIYLVRYPQQFVVDRYGNRSDHTGVVVDYSLMHNTDPGYPMTIPNSPGEQGVYITSYSQQLFPVQNQYLTSLAIDFDDPERFPATYAFIPSLRRVLRLSTNSRCAPVVPNADFNYDDGSRIPLPPTWFNATFLGLKKELEFVVPPDKLSAAEEPTNWYFNRGPVFPKARALGAWQMRDVYLISFSRRPQFSSGYCEARNIRYLDREQVQTLAWDDFDQNNKFWRGQFGFLPALPHPSDPAHSYTFVTTDFAHDQADFQQDHITVGLPPRHWENNFVIDQQVPQQFRNVARFTTPAGLQSVLQ
- a CDS encoding VOC family protein encodes the protein MSLRGLSHSGFDVEDLDRTLAFYTKVLGAKLQWRLDHNVRTPLMKLYIGDFGLSILKRAADAPRPQIPHAIHFAYRVDPAQAEAMIEHVRACGVAVEGPVGHLQEPENVSWFFADPDDYRLEIEAHYASGEEAAAVVERGKAERRPEMGLYGGDPKLKGV
- a CDS encoding class I SAM-dependent methyltransferase: MATAGPLRNQSLLSFPASVAQLMNRFYPAYPCHAKNGTRAFYGWIGRYINAHSVVLNLGAGAAAREPERNLRGQAAVVIGADIDPVVLDNHQLDQAYVIQADQPLPFDSASFDLVLSDFVLEHLAHPLFYLREAARVLKPGGNFFFRTPNRYHYVGLIARLSGQRVHRLIANRVRCLTDAPEPWPTFYRANSRHQLRDLAKAAGFGALELQMWEGEPSYLVFSPVAFRLGVAYERLVTHWVPALRANLLGRCVR
- a CDS encoding GNAT family N-acetyltransferase; the protein is MALSTDQPLTIRAMAAHEVELMGQWAAAEGWNPGLSDGASFYATDPGGFFLGLIHGRPCAMISAVRYGSAFGFLGFYIVEPSMRGRGYGLALWRTAMEYLGARNVGLDGVVAQQANYERSGFVLAHHNIRFEGRIVTGSGKPPSTCLIELSALPFEELLSYDAQLFGTARPRFLRNWISQPGALAIGAIENSGLIGYGVRRPCHEGFKIGPLFADRVQVAQELFGRLSAGEQLGAPLFLDVPAPNAAARALAEGQAMRPVFQTARMYNRRDPRLPLERIFGITSFELG